A genomic region of Desulfobulbaceae bacterium DB1 contains the following coding sequences:
- a CDS encoding secretion system protein E, with protein MAKLLIKAGILTEEQFHYAERVHAKLSTQRSLLSVLEELQYVTKEQVQDVLRSGPVSLPLGSLLVELGYISEAELAMVLASQQDAKTGKFGQALVDLNLVDENDLLRVLSYQLGFPFVEPAVAEIDQKIFQRGRMESYQENRFVPLHHQDDAILIAFGDPLNKDHVNAAKKIFGDGIRIGIARERSILELLNAIESKAQKGEKEAPKLEVTDNAVVLAVNAMLIEAHKQNVSDIHVEPMAAKLQIRFRRDGVLTHYKDFPLEMAPALSSRIKIMAGADIAERRRHQDGRIFFDDKDVRIDLRVSIYATIHGEKIVMRLLGRQNELLGIDELGMEPRVLQRFMEEALDAPSGVIIVTGPTGSGKTSTLYSAVNHLNNPNCSIITAEDPVEFVIEGISQCSINPKINLTFEETLKHMVRQDPDVIVIGEIRDRFSAEMAIEAALTGHKVLTTFHTEDSTGALLRLLDMQIEAFLIASTVAGILAQRLVRKVCDACAEDHVLGPDELRRLGYIQKKESGLVFKKGIGCRKCRFTGYMGRVAVHELLIPGELVKDAVIARKTSHEIRKVSTQTTGLVTLLEDGICKAGRGMTSFDEVIRQLPRLDRPRPLAEIKRMLGVEK; from the coding sequence ATCGCCAAATTGCTTATCAAGGCCGGCATCCTGACGGAAGAGCAATTTCATTATGCCGAGCGTGTTCATGCCAAACTCAGCACCCAGCGGAGTTTGCTCAGCGTCCTGGAAGAGCTGCAGTATGTCACCAAGGAACAGGTGCAGGACGTTTTGCGGTCAGGGCCGGTGTCGCTTCCCTTGGGATCCCTGCTGGTTGAGCTGGGGTACATCAGCGAGGCGGAGCTGGCCATGGTGCTCGCCAGTCAGCAGGACGCCAAAACGGGGAAATTCGGCCAGGCCCTGGTCGATTTGAACCTGGTCGATGAAAATGATCTGCTCCGGGTTCTTTCCTACCAGTTGGGGTTTCCTTTTGTTGAGCCGGCTGTCGCCGAAATAGATCAGAAAATCTTTCAGCGGGGCAGGATGGAGTCTTATCAGGAAAATAGATTTGTGCCGTTGCACCATCAGGACGACGCCATTCTCATTGCCTTTGGTGATCCGTTAAACAAGGATCATGTCAACGCCGCCAAAAAAATCTTCGGCGATGGGATCCGGATCGGCATTGCCAGGGAGAGATCCATTCTGGAATTGCTGAACGCCATTGAAAGCAAGGCGCAGAAAGGGGAAAAAGAAGCGCCGAAGCTTGAAGTAACTGATAATGCGGTGGTGCTGGCGGTTAATGCCATGTTGATTGAGGCCCATAAGCAGAACGTCAGCGACATCCATGTCGAGCCCATGGCCGCGAAGCTGCAGATTCGTTTCCGCCGGGACGGCGTGTTGACGCATTACAAGGATTTTCCCCTGGAAATGGCCCCTGCTTTGTCCAGCCGCATCAAAATCATGGCCGGCGCCGACATCGCCGAAAGGCGCCGGCACCAGGACGGCCGTATTTTTTTTGACGACAAGGATGTCCGCATTGATCTTCGGGTCTCCATTTATGCCACCATCCATGGCGAGAAGATTGTCATGCGTCTGCTCGGCCGGCAGAACGAACTGCTGGGGATTGATGAACTGGGCATGGAGCCGCGGGTGCTGCAGCGATTCATGGAAGAGGCGCTTGATGCGCCAAGCGGCGTCATTATCGTCACCGGTCCCACCGGCTCCGGGAAAACGAGCACCCTGTACAGCGCGGTCAATCATCTTAATAATCCCAATTGCAGCATCATCACCGCCGAGGATCCGGTGGAGTTTGTGATCGAAGGGATTTCCCAGTGCTCGATCAATCCCAAGATTAATCTTACTTTCGAGGAAACATTGAAGCACATGGTTCGGCAGGATCCTGATGTCATTGTCATCGGGGAGATCCGGGACCGTTTTTCCGCGGAAATGGCCATTGAGGCGGCGTTGACCGGGCATAAGGTCTTAACCACGTTTCACACCGAAGACAGCACCGGCGCACTTCTGCGCCTGCTTGACATGCAGATCGAGGCCTTCTTGATTGCCTCCACCGTGGCCGGCATCCTGGCCCAGCGTCTGGTGCGAAAAGTCTGTGATGCCTGTGCCGAAGACCATGTGCTGGGGCCGGATGAGCTGCGCCGGCTGGGATATATCCAGAAAAAGGAAAGCGGCCTGGTTTTCAAAAAAGGGATTGGTTGCCGGAAATGCCGCTTTACCGGCTATATGGGCAGGGTGGCGGTGCATGAATTGCTGATTCCCGGGGAATTGGTCAAGGATGCCGTTATTGCCCGCAAGACGTCTCATGAAATCAGAAAGGTCAGCACCCAGACAACGGGCCTGGTAACGTTGCTTGAGGATGGTATCTGTAAAGCCGGCCGGGGAATGACCAGTTTCGATGAGGTGATTCGCCAGTTGCCCAGGCTGGACAGGCCCAGGCCTCTTGCTGAAATAAAAAGGATGCTAGGTGTGGAAAAATGA
- a CDS encoding phosphoenolpyruvate synthase, with product MNQSEKRLHETSSALKANLQETAVADVIIDPHRAVLLDLIRDYKGIHNNLYELLYEVHHPYRNWNLIVPRLRTFVLKNVSLFCGTTKGPESFRLFSDIFLQVLDETRKNKTLLSLCMESLLAYVDRIINCGKAELKEYEVVLAELFSKLHALDGQIIMLMVQGQHPMKKIAVSLVEYRKKEATFLIEPAVRLFKRVLQLNYRYWLEVDDPLPWFLAQCSDMCDNWDAGKLFNAISHDQIRLYLEKLEAIPVNNDLESLQAMLALPAHMDLVRLYREIPEKLVVSREGEARREDDRFAQNRKLIFLFRIMRTSGLYLIHEESLREINRSLVLLIRKQTFEEIESFLLTAVQLLKENVRRYPHTALQCIQVLGTEVFQRENSRLVETFLWETVRFGFQYANVVGVDQDWQPITNPAHLANIRVWLNLIMQEPKWCSTLFSALIINLKLSGTCVKDTDLFQRDISHLLNHPIAPVYNLVKQFTKLMPVFFNEIGAEGHLRDVSTELDEIHKRKDLLIHFLRKQSHVESSNLIVGFIKAIICFWHTLDKNVLRDFLPAEVLNQVETSGPFVDELHILTTRLFAVDHFTKESDLLQWDEEQIAHFLAQQKDVSVHELRRFELLVDMYRLLDLKYNLGFQELRRQLEQAASGGFPEMEQLLADLEICDTVQCLTALLDHLEQLKDIILSPKIFEAREDIYHKRHIAVDIPSVYGRYSEKKFDALGLTFRLENLANIYLERLPSTLNLSFVTRATFIRIVKYLRLYLRALRIDGITSRRLETYVALLSNSLGIKRFSYTQYIDIFRGLSEGVKDVIYAYYTNIHQNNLSIIIPQIGAVNLLAKYRNLWEDDETSVSGRCNGETIHRLSEAFMRDLIAGTFGLQHLDNFITRIYQVLERQRELLDERQLDLLMTYNPEKAIHEFNRKSAHAKNLILLGNKGFNLSLLAIDNKPVPPGFIITTEIFRCWPVVNSFYMARNEFMKQMRYALNKVEEKTGAKYGDPDNPLLVSVRSGASISMPGMMATIHNVGLNSEIIQGVSAVPGKKYLAWDNYRRFLQSWGMTKGIGRDTFQALMNEAKARHRVTVKSQFSPDQMRELALNYQQKLKDLGIMIPDDPWLQLVGAIEMVLGSWDAPKTRGYRNLMGISDAWGTAAIVQAMVYGNLGPQSGSGVVFTAHPYRKVRRVALWGDYAPGDQGEDIVSGLVTTFPISVEQAEIDGRPVEFSLEMRSPEVYQRLLSIARDLVYEKQWNPQEMEFTFEGPRESDLYILQTRDMITIKKKERFMVFKDEHLLSKDILGKGIGVSGSAISGLAVFNEDNIRQMREQNPGTPLILIRQDTVPEDIKEISMADGLLTARGGQTSHASVVALRLEKTCVVGCRALQVYEAEERCDIGGKTVRFGDPVGIDGRKGLFLQGRHEIQVEVHILPI from the coding sequence ATGAATCAATCTGAAAAACGTCTCCATGAAACCTCCAGCGCCTTAAAGGCAAATCTCCAGGAAACCGCGGTTGCCGATGTCATTATTGATCCGCATCGCGCGGTCTTGCTTGACCTGATTCGTGATTATAAGGGAATTCACAATAACCTCTATGAATTGCTGTATGAGGTGCATCATCCCTATCGCAATTGGAATCTGATCGTTCCCAGACTGCGCACCTTTGTGTTGAAAAATGTCAGCCTTTTTTGCGGCACGACAAAAGGCCCTGAGTCATTCCGTCTTTTTTCCGACATTTTCCTGCAGGTGCTGGACGAAACCCGCAAGAACAAAACCCTGCTGAGTCTCTGCATGGAGTCGCTGCTGGCCTATGTCGACCGCATCATCAACTGCGGCAAGGCCGAATTAAAGGAATATGAAGTGGTGCTGGCGGAGCTTTTCTCCAAGCTGCACGCACTTGACGGTCAGATCATCATGCTCATGGTGCAGGGCCAGCACCCCATGAAAAAAATCGCCGTTTCCCTGGTTGAGTACAGGAAAAAGGAGGCGACATTTCTCATCGAGCCGGCAGTCCGGTTGTTCAAAAGGGTGCTGCAGCTTAATTACCGGTACTGGCTCGAGGTTGACGATCCTTTGCCCTGGTTTCTGGCCCAGTGCAGCGACATGTGTGACAACTGGGACGCGGGCAAGCTTTTTAATGCCATCTCCCACGATCAGATCCGGCTCTACCTGGAAAAGCTTGAGGCGATTCCGGTCAATAATGACCTGGAAAGCCTGCAGGCCATGCTGGCACTGCCGGCCCACATGGACTTGGTGCGCCTTTACCGGGAGATTCCTGAAAAACTGGTTGTCAGCCGGGAAGGCGAGGCAAGGCGGGAAGATGACCGTTTTGCCCAAAACAGAAAACTCATTTTCCTCTTCCGGATCATGCGAACCTCCGGGCTGTATCTGATCCACGAGGAGAGTCTGCGGGAGATCAACCGCAGCCTGGTGCTGCTCATTCGCAAGCAGACTTTTGAGGAAATCGAGTCGTTTCTGCTCACCGCGGTTCAGCTGTTAAAGGAAAATGTCAGACGCTACCCCCATACCGCACTGCAGTGTATCCAGGTTTTGGGGACCGAGGTTTTTCAGCGGGAAAACAGCCGTCTGGTGGAGACCTTCCTTTGGGAGACGGTGCGTTTTGGCTTCCAGTACGCCAATGTTGTCGGCGTCGACCAGGATTGGCAGCCCATCACCAACCCGGCCCATCTGGCCAATATCCGGGTCTGGCTCAATCTGATCATGCAGGAACCGAAATGGTGTTCCACTCTTTTTTCGGCGCTCATCATTAACCTCAAGCTTTCCGGGACCTGTGTCAAGGATACGGACCTGTTCCAGCGGGACATCAGCCATCTGCTCAATCATCCCATTGCGCCGGTGTATAATCTCGTCAAGCAGTTCACCAAACTTATGCCGGTTTTCTTTAATGAAATCGGGGCGGAAGGTCATCTGCGCGACGTCTCCACCGAGCTTGATGAAATCCACAAGCGCAAGGATCTGCTCATACACTTTCTCCGCAAGCAGAGTCATGTGGAGAGCTCCAACCTGATTGTCGGCTTTATCAAGGCCATCATCTGTTTCTGGCACACCCTGGACAAGAATGTCTTGCGGGATTTTTTGCCGGCTGAGGTATTAAATCAGGTGGAAACAAGCGGGCCCTTTGTCGATGAGCTGCATATCCTCACCACCCGCCTCTTTGCCGTGGACCATTTTACCAAGGAAAGCGATCTGTTGCAGTGGGATGAGGAGCAGATCGCCCACTTTCTTGCGCAACAGAAGGATGTCAGTGTCCATGAACTGCGGCGCTTTGAATTGCTGGTTGACATGTACCGGCTGCTTGATCTCAAGTATAACCTGGGCTTTCAGGAGCTGCGCCGCCAGCTGGAACAGGCGGCAAGCGGCGGGTTCCCGGAGATGGAGCAGTTGCTCGCCGATCTTGAAATCTGCGACACCGTGCAGTGTCTGACCGCGCTGCTCGATCATCTTGAACAGCTGAAAGATATCATTTTAAGCCCAAAGATCTTTGAGGCGCGGGAGGATATTTATCATAAACGGCATATTGCGGTCGATATCCCATCGGTGTACGGCCGATACAGCGAAAAGAAGTTTGACGCCCTGGGACTCACCTTCCGGTTGGAAAATCTGGCCAATATCTACTTGGAACGGCTGCCTTCAACCCTGAATCTTTCCTTTGTCACCCGGGCAACCTTTATTCGGATTGTCAAGTATCTGCGCCTTTATCTGCGGGCCCTGCGGATTGACGGCATCACCAGCCGCCGCCTGGAGACCTATGTTGCCCTGCTGTCCAATTCCCTGGGCATAAAACGTTTTTCCTATACCCAGTATATCGATATCTTCCGAGGGTTGTCGGAAGGGGTAAAAGACGTTATTTATGCCTATTACACCAATATCCACCAGAATAACCTCTCCATCATCATTCCCCAGATCGGCGCAGTCAACCTGCTGGCCAAATACCGTAATCTCTGGGAGGATGACGAAACGAGCGTCTCCGGTCGCTGTAACGGCGAGACGATCCATCGTCTTTCCGAGGCCTTCATGCGGGATCTCATCGCCGGCACCTTTGGGCTGCAGCATCTGGATAATTTTATTACCAGAATTTATCAGGTTCTGGAACGGCAGCGCGAGCTGCTTGATGAGCGGCAGCTTGATCTGCTGATGACCTATAATCCCGAAAAGGCCATTCATGAGTTTAACCGCAAGAGCGCCCATGCCAAAAACCTGATTCTGCTCGGCAACAAGGGATTCAATCTCAGCCTGCTCGCCATTGACAACAAACCGGTGCCGCCGGGCTTTATTATTACCACGGAAATTTTTCGCTGCTGGCCGGTGGTGAACAGCTTTTACATGGCGCGCAACGAGTTCATGAAGCAGATGCGTTACGCGCTGAACAAGGTGGAGGAAAAGACCGGCGCCAAATACGGGGATCCGGATAATCCATTGCTGGTTTCGGTGCGCAGCGGGGCATCCATCTCCATGCCGGGCATGATGGCCACCATTCATAATGTCGGGTTAAACAGCGAGATTATCCAAGGTGTCTCGGCAGTGCCGGGCAAGAAATATCTGGCTTGGGACAACTATCGCCGTTTCCTTCAGTCCTGGGGGATGACCAAGGGAATCGGCCGCGACACCTTTCAGGCCTTGATGAATGAAGCCAAGGCCAGGCACAGGGTGACGGTGAAGAGCCAGTTCAGCCCCGACCAGATGCGGGAGCTTGCCCTCAATTACCAGCAGAAACTGAAAGATCTCGGCATTATGATCCCCGATGATCCGTGGCTGCAGCTGGTGGGGGCGATCGAAATGGTGCTTGGCTCCTGGGACGCCCCGAAAACAAGGGGATACCGTAACCTGATGGGCATATCGGATGCGTGGGGCACGGCGGCCATTGTCCAGGCCATGGTTTACGGCAATCTTGGCCCCCAGTCCGGCAGCGGGGTTGTCTTTACCGCCCATCCCTATCGCAAGGTGCGCCGGGTGGCTTTGTGGGGCGACTATGCCCCCGGCGACCAGGGGGAAGATATTGTCAGCGGACTTGTCACCACATTTCCCATTTCGGTTGAACAGGCGGAAATTGATGGGAGACCGGTGGAGTTTTCCCTGGAAATGCGGTCACCCGAGGTCTATCAACGGCTGCTGTCCATTGCCCGGGACCTGGTTTATGAAAAGCAGTGGAATCCCCAGGAAATGGAATTCACCTTTGAAGGCCCACGGGAATCGGATCTGTATATCCTGCAGACGCGCGATATGATCACCATTAAAAAGAAAGAACGGTTCATGGTGTTCAAGGATGAACATCTGCTCAGCAAGGATATTCTGGGGAAGGGAATCGGGGTGAGCGGCAGCGCCATATCCGGCCTTGCCGTTTTCAACGAGGACAATATTCGGCAGATGCGGGAACAGAATCCCGGCACGCCGCTCATTTTGATCCGGCAGGACACGGTGCCTGAGGATATTAAGGAAATTTCCATGGCGGACGGACTGCTCACCGCCCGTGGCGGACAGACGTCCCATGCCTCGGTTGTTGCCTTGCGGCTTGAGAAAACCTGCGTGGTGGGATGCCGTGCCCTGCAGGTTTATGAAGCGGAAGAGCGCTGTGATATCGGCGGCAAAACCGTTCGATTCGGTGACCCGGTCGGCATCGACGGCAGAAAAGGCCTTTTTCTGCAGGGGCGGCATGAAATTCAGGTCGAAGTTCACATTCTGCCTATTTGA
- a CDS encoding type I glyceraldehyde-3-phosphate dehydrogenase, giving the protein MAVRIGINGFGRIGRNIFRAQGKDPLFKDIEIVAINDLTDHQTLAHLLKYDSVMGVYDQEVRQSDKGLKVGNREVAIFNHRNPADIPWGDLGVDYVVESTGLFTSAEKAGAHIDAGAKKVVISAPAKGGVKTIVMGVNEHEYDPAQDHIVSNASCTTNCLAPFAKVIMDHFGIRKGLMTTVHAYTNDQRILDFPHSDLRRARAAALSMIPTKTGAAAAVSLVIPELKGKFDGLAVRVPTPNVSLVDAVMEVEKETSVSEVNEALKNSANRFLGYSEEPLVSIDYQGNPHSSVVDAMSTKVIGNMVKVLSWYDNEWGYSNRVLDLILLMESQKTI; this is encoded by the coding sequence ATGGCGGTGAGAATCGGGATCAACGGATTTGGACGAATCGGCAGAAATATTTTCAGGGCGCAGGGCAAAGATCCATTGTTTAAAGATATTGAGATAGTGGCCATCAATGATCTCACCGATCATCAAACCCTGGCCCATCTGTTGAAATATGATTCGGTGATGGGCGTTTACGACCAGGAGGTCCGGCAGTCGGACAAAGGGCTGAAGGTCGGCAACAGAGAAGTGGCGATTTTTAATCACCGGAATCCGGCCGATATCCCCTGGGGGGATCTGGGGGTGGATTATGTGGTTGAATCAACGGGACTTTTTACCAGCGCGGAAAAAGCCGGCGCCCACATCGATGCCGGGGCCAAAAAGGTGGTAATTTCGGCGCCGGCCAAGGGAGGGGTAAAAACAATAGTCATGGGCGTCAATGAGCATGAGTATGATCCGGCCCAGGACCATATCGTTTCCAATGCCTCCTGCACGACCAACTGTCTGGCCCCTTTTGCCAAGGTGATCATGGATCATTTCGGCATCAGGAAAGGATTGATGACAACGGTCCATGCCTACACCAACGACCAGCGGATTCTTGATTTCCCCCATAGCGATCTGCGCCGGGCGCGCGCGGCAGCCCTGTCGATGATTCCCACCAAAACCGGGGCCGCGGCCGCGGTATCGCTGGTTATTCCGGAATTAAAAGGAAAGTTCGACGGACTGGCGGTTCGCGTTCCCACTCCCAATGTCTCGCTGGTTGATGCGGTCATGGAGGTGGAAAAGGAGACTTCGGTGTCCGAGGTGAACGAGGCGTTGAAAAACAGCGCCAATCGCTTTCTCGGCTATTCGGAGGAGCCCCTTGTTTCCATTGATTATCAGGGCAATCCCCATTCCTCGGTGGTCGATGCCATGTCCACCAAGGTGATCGGCAACATGGTCAAGGTGCTCAGCTGGTATGACAATGAATGGGGCTATTCGAACCGGGTGCTGGATCTCATTTTGCTGATGGAAAGCCAGAAAACCATCTAA
- a CDS encoding glycogen synthase yields MSSQKKIKKIEDIWIVTREFDGLAGAGGVKDVCRQLAESLVKRANVAVMLPMYGFISPAARGFKPAESLQVDMHYVGVERREDVRIWAKEKKEGKRTLTIYLVDADRFREKRAVYTYTAEDEEEDPHHQRGSGHYDYFAMNVLLQKAALNFMLFKGKRPDIVHCHDGHAALLPVMARERDGFRQFFRKTGFVVTIHNAGLGYHQEVDDLPYAKAITGLPSRIIGKNLLGGRFDPFLASAPYVVMNTVSENYARELRESDDDVMTGWLGHILANRGVMLQGVTNGINPDDFNPQNAERLGIAAPFSPVEKKLGGKAVCRRDIVAMLEKKDLGKVLVSGSLQPLYGQPLFTFIGRLTEQKGVDNLVGALETLLPLDDGFQVLVLGTGVKELEDDLRNLAENKKYAGRVCVLFGYDELLANKVYAAGDFFLIPSRYEPCGLTDYIAQLFGNLPVAHHVGGLVKVQDDKTGFVYHEHTAAALMAAMQRAMKTFRERPGKIADMQQDSVKVIQNVYTWDKIVLRYMQLYQDALALCRN; encoded by the coding sequence TCAGCTGGCTGAATCGCTGGTCAAAAGGGCGAATGTTGCGGTCATGCTGCCCATGTATGGCTTCATCAGTCCGGCGGCACGGGGCTTCAAACCTGCCGAATCACTGCAGGTTGACATGCACTACGTCGGCGTCGAAAGGCGGGAAGATGTCCGTATCTGGGCAAAGGAAAAAAAAGAGGGCAAGCGTACCCTGACCATTTACCTGGTGGATGCGGACCGCTTCCGGGAAAAACGCGCGGTTTACACCTATACGGCGGAGGATGAAGAGGAAGACCCGCATCACCAGCGGGGGTCGGGACATTATGACTATTTTGCCATGAATGTCCTCCTGCAGAAGGCGGCCCTCAATTTCATGCTCTTCAAAGGGAAAAGGCCGGATATCGTCCATTGCCATGACGGCCACGCCGCCTTGCTCCCCGTTATGGCTCGCGAACGTGACGGCTTTCGACAGTTTTTTCGCAAAACCGGCTTTGTCGTCACCATCCACAATGCCGGTCTCGGCTATCACCAGGAAGTGGATGATCTGCCCTATGCCAAAGCAATTACCGGACTGCCGTCCCGCATCATCGGGAAAAATCTGCTGGGGGGACGTTTTGATCCCTTTCTCGCCTCAGCTCCCTATGTGGTCATGAACACGGTGAGCGAAAATTACGCCCGGGAATTGCGGGAAAGCGACGACGACGTCATGACCGGCTGGCTCGGTCATATCCTGGCCAACCGGGGGGTAATGCTGCAGGGGGTGACAAACGGAATCAATCCGGATGACTTTAACCCGCAAAATGCCGAGCGGCTCGGTATTGCCGCGCCTTTTTCGCCGGTCGAAAAAAAGCTTGGCGGAAAAGCGGTCTGCCGGCGCGATATTGTCGCCATGCTGGAGAAAAAGGACCTCGGCAAAGTCCTTGTCAGCGGATCGCTGCAGCCGCTGTATGGCCAGCCGCTCTTCACCTTCATTGGTCGCCTGACCGAGCAAAAAGGCGTCGACAACCTGGTGGGGGCACTGGAAACCCTGCTTCCCCTGGATGATGGGTTTCAGGTTCTCGTGCTGGGCACCGGCGTGAAGGAGCTTGAGGATGACCTGCGCAATCTGGCTGAAAACAAAAAGTATGCGGGCAGGGTCTGCGTCCTTTTCGGCTATGATGAGCTACTTGCCAACAAGGTGTATGCGGCAGGGGATTTTTTTCTCATTCCATCCCGCTATGAGCCTTGCGGGTTGACCGATTACATTGCCCAGCTTTTCGGCAATCTGCCGGTTGCTCACCATGTGGGCGGGCTGGTCAAGGTGCAGGACGACAAAACCGGCTTTGTTTATCATGAGCACACCGCCGCCGCCTTGATGGCGGCCATGCAGAGGGCGATGAAGACATTCCGGGAAAGACCCGGGAAAATAGCGGATATGCAGCAAGACAGTGTAAAAGTTATTCAGAATGTCTACACCTGGGATAAAATTGTGCTACGATATATGCAGCTTTACCAGGATGCGCTTGCCCTGTGCCGAAATTGA